In the Pongo abelii isolate AG06213 chromosome 9, NHGRI_mPonAbe1-v2.0_pri, whole genome shotgun sequence genome, CTCACCTAATTATACCAGCATTAGTCTAATCCAAACTAGACCAAGGCATACAAGAAAAAGACCAGTATCATCCCTGAAGACAgaactaaaatactaaaaaatagtcacagatgacatgactgtctaTATAAAAAATCTCAATGAGATCACAAAAAACTACTAGAATGAATTTAGCACCCTCATAGGAAGCTAAGTCAatatgaaatgattttatttgtatacactggaatgaacaaatggaaattcAAGTTATAAAAACAGTACTATTTATAATGTACTAAAAATGTTAATTACATGGAAGTATATCTAACAAAATCTTTGTAAGTTCTGTATGCTGAAACCTACAGAAgactgataaaagaaataaaacaccttAAGACACACTATGTTTACATATTGCAAGACACAGTATTTTTAAGATGTGAAATTTCCCAAAATTGATCTTTAGATTTGTCTATAAATAACAGTTCTAGAAACATCTTTTATTTAGGTATCTTTAAACATTGTTTGAATAGAGTGAACACATTTGTACACTAAAAACATGTTTCTCAAATTGATGTCCATGTAGCACTTTGGAAACATCTTTTATACATGTGTTTAAAAACAGGTTTTACATCATTGCATAGTAGTGAATACATCCAATCACTGAAATAACACCATTCTCAACCTGGTACACAAGTGGCACTCTCAGAAACACTTTTACATGTGTGACTTTAAACTCTGTATAACATGTATTACAGTGTTCAATATACCTTTACTGAAATAACACTGTTCTCAATTTGGTGTGGAAGTTTCACTCAGATATTTCTTCTGTATCTTTATCTTTCAACACTGTTTACTCACATTAATGTGGTGGCCACATCTGAGTTCACCACAAATGATGCATGTGAAGACCCATGTATAAAAGGTGATGTAGGAGTTCTACTTGTACAGCTTGTTGGTAGTATTATTTCAGTAAATGGATGTATTCACTATGATGTAATGCATGTAAAACTTTGTTTAAATACAAATGTATAAaagagtttcttagaatgttacTTGGGCACTCATTTGAGAATGTTATTTCTGTGAGTGAATACACACACTAATGTATGTAAAACAGTGTTAAAAGACACATATACAAAAGGAGATCTTTAGATTTAATGCAACCCTAATAAAAACTCATCTTGATTATTCTGTAGAAATAAGCTAAGtctaaaaatttatatggaactgcAAAGGAACAAGAAAgccaaagacatttaaaaaaaaaaaagaactaagaagACTTACATGATCTGATTTCAAGGCTAAATATTCATTAATCAAGAAACTAACATACTACTGAAAGGATAGGCACAAAGATCAGACTCCAGAAATGGACTGACATAACTGTTGACTTTTGACACATGTTCAAAGGTAATTCAATCTACAGTCTTCTATAAATAGTACTGAAACTGCTAGATATCCATAAGCGAATAAAGCTTGACCCATACCTCACATAATGTGCAAATGTTAACTAAGAATAGATCATAAACctcaatgtaaaacctaaaactctaaaacttctagaagaaaacaggagaaatatTTTAGGTATGACAGTGAAAGCACAATCAATGAGAGAAACAATTGATAAAATGAACTTCATCAACATTATAAACTTTTTTGAAAGACactgtttaaaataaaaggacaagCCATAGACTGtgcaaaaaatatttatacaaaatacaTATCCAATAAAGGACTtccatctagaatatataaaaaactgtcAAAACTTAAGAAAACAACTAGACTTAAAAATAgccaaaagatttaaaaagacatttcatcaaaaatatatgtatgacaaataagcccatgaaaatataatatagtcattcagaaaatgcaaattgaagtGATAATGAGGTACTATTACATACTTACTATAATTGCTAACATAGTGGTATGGCAAATGTTTAGCTAGGTCtccaaaaaacatttaaaaaacccaGATTAATAGCATTTGTTTCTGTGGTGTAAATCTTGGTTGATTCCAAGCTATAACATAATTTCACTTAGCTCACAAAATTCCTGATAACAGTTACTTTTTGTGAGCCAATGTGAGCTTACTCTAGTACACCATAgctaaagcaaagcaaaactgGGAATATCCAATGTTAGTATGTGGAAAATCAGGTACTCTCATCCATTATGGTCAGAATGCCAAGTgatagtctttttgtaaaatagttCGACAGTTTCTTATCAAGATAAACATATACTTACCATAGGACCCAACAATCTCACACCTAGGTATAtaccaagataaatgaaaacatatcttaACACAAActcttatataatttttttatatttaactcCAACTGGCAACAATCCAAATGTCTCTCAACTGGTGAATAACTGagttatttaaaatgaataacacatatatataaataactcagATGGTTCATATATAGAGTAGAATATATGTAACCATATTTTAGTAGCATTTTATTGCTACTCAACAATAAATAAGATGCAATAACATGTTTGACTCTCAATTAGGTAAGCTAAGGGAAAGATGCCAGACTAAGAAACCTATATACTATATGAAACCACCTATatcacattctggaaaaggcaaaattatataGAGAGAGGCCAGATCAGTGGTCATGAGGGCAGGAGTTGGGGGAACAGCTTGACTATAAAAGAACAGGAGAGAATTTTCTGTATTGGTGGAACTGTTCTATATACAGATTATGGTGGTAGTTACGTGACTGTGTGATTAATTCAATTGAATTCACTAATTAAATGCCCATGCCCAGGAAAGGTGGATAAGTAGACTAGAAATAAAGGGCACTAAGAAAATGGGTAGAGCTGTTAATTTGCTTGAGAATTGATAGTTTCTGAATATATTGAATATACTGAAGAGAAACTTAGAATACAAGGGCCCTTCAGAAACAAGGACTTATGACACGCAATATGACACAGGAAAAATATAGGTGATAGCTGATGCAAGGCCAATTTTAGAAACATTACTGAAACTTACAGTCAGTGTCATTGGTAAGATTAGGCCCAGATGTCAAGCTTAGATCAGAGGTTTCCAAACTTGCATCAGAATTAGAGGGCTTGTTACAAGAAAAATTACTGTCCATTTTCCAGAATTTCTGCCTGATTAGGTCTGCAGTGGGGCCCAAGGACTGGTATTTCTAACAAATCCCAAGagatgttgatgctgctggtctggagaCCACCCTGTAAGAACCACTTACACTACATTACAAGGTGAAGACACCAAGCATTACCAAGTGAGATGAACggtcaaactttaaaaaatacacttcCACTTGCTGTAGATAACATAATAGGGTACAGAAACCAGTCCAAGAAGGAGTTGGACTTCCAAGGATGTGAatcatagatatatataaaagGGCTGAGGTTCACTCTAAGTCCCTTATCAGATCAATTTGGATCCCATACCAGATATCCTCTATTTTCCCTTCTAGATCCACTCTCCACTTTTCTCCTCTCTGGGAGGCTGGCCTAAATGGATGACATCAATGGGCTCTTTAACTCCATGGCTATAGCCAATGGGAGTCCCTGGCAGGAGACAGGAGGGTTGATTTTGACTGCTGCTTTCCTAGACCTCAGGTTGCAGCTCTTACCAAAGTGCCCTCTTTACATGactcctagcttctggtgatgACTCCTTTGTCTTGCCTTTTCAGgcctaaggaaaacaaaaacaaaaacaaaaaaaaaccttattacTAGCTTTTGGgtattttcctatttcttgtgGTTTCCCTAAACTTTGCTCAGACCTTTAGAAATAGTCCCATAATATTAAActattattattctaaaattgagAATGACATCTGTTTCCTGCTAACCCAGAGGAAAATGAAGATTGGAACCAAAGCGGCTCTACAAAATAGATCCTCTAAGCGGGATTCAGCATTAGGCTGCAGAAAAGCACAGGGATAACCTTTCTGTTGGGGGAAAAATCAGCATTTGAGGACATCAGGATTTCTCAGATTATCACTGTTAGAATAGAAGTGCAGGTAAAGGACAAGGTGTCGAGAGCGCAAGTGGTTGTGGCATTAGTTATGgtggaaaaaatgatttttaataggGAATGAACATATGGAAGAAGAGCAACTAAAAGCTATGAATACACAATTAAGAATCAAAAGAGGATAACCAAAAGGCCCGATGGCACTCTGAAACCCAGCGGCTGTAAGGTAGATATGGCTGACAAACCCTACTCAACAGAAAGTGCTGCAGAATTGCCGCACCAATTAAATGCATATTCTGGTGACAGTGAAGGTAAGAGAACTGGTGAGGAATATTACATAAGgtatttgggcagacactgatgAAGCTGAGAATTTGGCCACCCCATTCTTTTGAATATCTTGCCAATGAAATGGTACTCCTTATCCACTTGAGGGTATCAGGCCTTCTCTCCACTAAAGCATATTCTTGACTACACCTTACATTTGCCTTACAAGCTGATACCAGTTCTCTTCGGCTCCCACCCCTACCACTTGTCATTGGCTCCAGGGTCATAATGAGACTTAGATCTGAATATAACCGTGACAGAAAATGCAAGCATTCTTTGTTCCTACAGAAGGAAATACCTGTTATTGTAAGAGTTAACAGGCTTGGCAATTCTATTAGCAAAAAGCCTGGAGAATACGTGTGGGAGCAAATTCTATGATGGACCAAATGTAAGTTACATTTGGGTTGGATTTATTGTCACAGATGCAAACATCTGAAACCTGGGATTTAATGAAATCACCAGAAGAGTAACCTATTCTGTTAATTCTGACATTTAATGAAAACACCAGAAAGAGCAACCTATTCTGGTAAGTTGGCTAATTAAAGCCTAGAGTCAAATTTGACCTACAGCTAATAACATAACTTCTCTGGCATACCATAGAGAAAAGAATCCAAAGGTCCAGGGTGATAGAATATTGGAATCAATTTAGTACTCCCTTCACTAAAGATTTAAAGATGTTTTGAAAAAGAAGCAAAGGCATCCCTGAAGAGCTCTGTAGTGTCCATTTTCTGAAGGCTGGAGATGATGGTGAAAGCTGTTGCCCTGGAAATGGATTTCTTGCTCTTAATCATTTAATTCCACAGTGCCCGAGTGACATGAGTGAAGTAATCAGAGTATTGATCCAGGGCAATCTATGGCAATAACACCTGGGTTACAACTCTCTAAAAATGAAATAGCTGGACAGCCTAGTAACGTGCTTATGACATACTTAAGTAGAAGGAAGAGAGCCTGGGTGAAGCACATGCTTTACCCCTATCAGCCTCATCTTTGTCCTCACCTCTTGGTGATTGTTGATGCTGCTGAGTGTGAATCTGGTGGTTCTTGACTCATACTTGTTTTCACTTGCTCAGGCTGAGTTCTGcagctcctttcttcctctttgtaGGCTGGATGCTGGTCTTTTCTTCAACTCCCATTGCTCTTCCTTTGTGTAGACTGTGCATTCTTTGTCACTCTCTGGAGCTCATGTGGTCTTGTGATTTTTTGAATCCTAACTTGTGCTGTTCCCTCCTGTAACTTGACTTTTTAAATGCTCTCAATATATATTGTCAagttggccctccagaaagttaGTAATTATTTGCATTCCCTTAGTGGCATGTGAGTTACATTTCTTGAGAGTCCCACTAAAACTGAGTGTTATTATTCCTTTTATATGTTGTGTATCAGCCCAATATATGATCTTTAAGTTTTTTAGTATTAGTGAAAATAGAACATTTCCCTTGTTTATCGGTTGAGATTGGCATTTAACTTTTTAGACCAGTTTTCTACAGCATggtcaaattttcaaaaaatgtatcaacatatatcatacatattcatatatgtatatatctgtatatgatatatatgtaaatattgaaTTGTTTCCACTCTAATTTGAAGTGACAATTTATGATATGCTAAATTCTTATAAACACCTAGGTCTAGTTATAAACAACTGTCTCACACATGTCAATAGACTAGTATCACACTATGTTATTAGTAATGTTCTCATtaccttgcttttaaaaaaatggtcaCAGCTATTTTCTTACTTCTACAAAGTAAACTTTATAATCACTTTGTGAAATAAATCCTCCCTATTGAATATCTGATTAGAATTTTTCATTTGTAGTTTAATGTGTGGAGACTCAAAATCTCTATAGTAGTCTTCCCATCCAGACACAGCTTTCCACTTATTCAAGATTATTTTTTGAGCAAAGTTGGTATATTTACCTTatcttaattcatttattaaatctaACACTTTTTCAATGAATTTTATTAGGTTGTCATGATGGTCAACCATATCAGCAGCAAATGATTTTCTCCTTTCGAGTTTTGTCTTGTTACTTAAATTAGCATTTTCAGAGTACTAAACATGgagttaacaataattttatcTCACTATTACCTTTAGGCTGAAGCTCAAACTTATAAAGTGGCTTACAAGACCTCTCATGATGTGCCCCTTGAGTCTATCTGTAGCTTTACCTCTATGTGAAATGAAAGCTCCATTCTTTCCCAGTGCTGTATTCTAGTAGATGAACTTATGTTTCCTGAACATGCCATGCCCTCATCCCTTTATAGCTTTGTGCCCcttgtttttcctttatcatcTCTCCTAACATTTCCACACTTGCCAGACACACTCTGGCTAATCTACACTCTTCATGTTTCAGCTTAGGTATACCTTTGATGGTATATAGTAAAACTCAAATATGTGATGATTAATATTGAgtgccaacttgattggattgaaggatgcaaagtattgttcctgagtgtgtctgtgggggtgttgccaaaggagattaccatttgagtcagtggactgggaaaggcagaccgaccctcaatctgggtggacacaatctaatcagctgccagtgtggccagaataAAAGGCAGGAGAGATTGGAAtgactagactggcttagtctTCCGGCCTACATCTTTCCCCAGTTCTGGATGCTTCCTACCCTCGAACATCAGaatccaggttcttcagctttgggactcttggaccttcaaccacagactgaaggctgcactgtcggcttccctacttttgaggttttgggacttgaaCTCTATGTAAAATTGGGActtggcttccttgctcctcagcttgcagacagcctattgtgggacctcacttTGCAACAGTGTAaatcaatactccttaataaactcccctttatatataccctattggttctgtccctctagagaacgcTAATACAATGTACTAAATAAATAGTAGGCTTGTGGAACAAGGCTGCAAGAAGATGTTAATTGGCTATAAATACTCTGCAAGTGCTTTAAATGCACtccaaaaattattatttgaaactATGTTATGTTAAACTTAGTGAACATAGtaaacactttttaaagaaagcttggagatttaggagaaaaaaataagtatcttACTTAGGCTCAAATAGCTAGTTGTTCAAAGAAGAGATAAAGAATGAAAATAGTACTTCTATCTTTCAACCATCCAAAAGAAAATCACAGCttattttcaaaaactgaaatattGGACTTGGAATACCtgaaattaaaaagtcagaatCCATTGTATTTAATGTAAGTACTTTGATGAATGAACTATACCTCGAGAATTTTTTACATTCAGagtgcttttctcttgttaggCTTCTCTACAAGTTACTTCTTGTTTATATGAATTTCTGTTATCAATTACTTATGTAGGGCTTTGTCCTAATAAAACTTGTATTGCAATATAAAGGATAAACAAACATAGATTTTGACATTATTTAATCATAGGAGTTCACTCCAGTATACGTTTTCTGCCTTTGAATAAGGTATGAACTTTCAGAAAAAGCTACCATCATCATTAATTGGGAATGTCTCCCGTGTGAATTTTTTGGGGCAGATTAAGTCATACTTCTTGGCTCAAGAACCAGATGGGATCCTGAGGTAGTTTACAGAAGACACAGTTCTGGTATACAGAGTATTAAGAGACTTTAATAACTTCATAATGTCTGGTATAAATGATATACCTAAGGCTATGGATGTCTCTCCAACCTAAGTTCCCAAAGGTACAGTAAGTCTGCACTGAACATCATCAATAGGTTCTTAGGAACTGcaactttaagtgaaatgatgtataacaaaaccaattttaccgTAGACTAATGGATacaaacaagagttaagttcctacagCAAATGTCTGGTCACAACATCATCAAACTTCTAAAGACCCCAAATGCTTCCAATATCAGACATTAAAATAAATCTGAGCTATATACACATTTAAGAAGGATTAATAAAAACaggtaagataattatttaccctGTTATTCCAGTACAGGCCCATGGGTGGACAGAGTGCATCCTAGCAGCTCAGGGCAATTGTGGGAACCAACGCTGATTAGGAGGCATTCCACTGCAGGGCACACTCCCTCACAAACTCAGACTGAGATAATTTAGATATGTAAATTAACCTAATGTATACATCTTTCGGGTTTGAAACCAGAGCACCTGGAGACATGGGGAGAGTGTGCGAACTCCACACAGTGTCCCTGGCTGGGAATCGatatttttctcatcaacatcattataacattataacaaaacaaaaaagtttttcaaggACCTGCTGTACTTTAAACAAATGCAGATTTTAAGAATACATATAGATTAACAGCATACATACTTCTCCCATTGCAGCTGATAACCCTCTCCCAACTCTAATCTCCATTCAGCAGCAAGACAACAAAGGGTATTGTCAGGAGTGGAGTAAATGGCTGTTACTGTTGTCTTAGCCATTGATTCAGAGATTTCTGTCCTTAGAAGTATTCTCTTATATTCACACGAGCTCCTGATTTCTTGTGACCTTCTTAAAAGGGCTAAGTTTTATTAAATATCAACTCCAAGAGTATTGTTTGGCTTTGCCTAATGTCTACTTCATCAATAAATCAGGAAGATATTAGTATGCTATAGACCTATTTATGAACTAGGGAGAGGTGAGGGTAATGGATATCAAAATAATGATACACAAACACTTGTATGGTGATACTGTGTTTAACTCCAAAGCCTTATGGCTTCATCTGAAAACCAGGAAAATTCCTTCAAATAGATTTCTATCCAATAATATTTCTATCCAATATTAATTCTGTGATATCATTTAAAGAATAATCTGACAAATGTTTTCTTACATTATATTCATGAGATTTTATCCAGCATAAATTCATGATGTTGAATGAGTTCTGCATTCTGACTgaaagtaatattttttcttttttcaggacTTATCTCGAGTATGCAGTTTTTGATGTTTAACAAGGTTTGAACTCCTGTTGAAGGCTTTATTACATTCCTTACATTTGAatggtttctctcctgtatgaatCATTTGGTGTCGAATAAGAGAGGAGCTGCGGTTGAAGGATTTTCCACAGTTAACACATTCATAGAAATTGTTTCCAAAATGGAGTGCTGGATTATTACCGTCTTCACTTTTACTGACGGCTTTTCCACATTTATTGCTTGTGCAGGCCTTTACTTCAGCATGAAGTTTTTGATGCTTAGTAAGGTTTGTACGTCGGTTGAAGAATCTCCCACATTCACTgcatttatagggtttctctcctgtgtgaatGATCTGATGTCGAATAAGGGATGAACTTCGGcagaaggctttcccacattgaTAACATTCATAGGAATTCATTGTAGTATGACTTTTTTGGTGTCGAATATCTGTTCTCAAACTCAAGTCATTCACATATTCATATTCTGAATGTTGCTTACCGACTGAGTCTAAATTAAATTTGAATTGAGTTTTAAACTTATCACATTTTGGAGACCCCTTTCTTGAAGGAATTCCCTGTTGTATAGCACAAATTGAGCTAACTGAATTAATATCAAAGGTTTCCTTATTTTCACTACATTCAAAATCTTCCTCGTCAGTGTAAATTGTCTCAGGAATGAAAGCCTCTTGTGGCAAATTTATGTCCCATTTTTTCTGGTTCCTATATAACCAATTCTCACCTTTCCAGACATCTGAAGAAGGGTGTCCACTTTCGGTAAGCCTTGTCATAATCACTCCATGAGATGATTCTTCTCCAGAAATACTCTTCATgtctaaagagaaataaaaaatgccaTGAGCTAGAAGGGAAACTCCTTCATTAGGAAATGGAGGCTGAACTGTATAAGGTATATGCATATATCACGAGTCTTAAATACAGAATGGAAATGTGAGGCAaggttagaaaaaaatacttataaaagaaataaatggtacaaaaatgttaaaagcaggttaataaataaaataggaaagctattctggaatattaaaaaaagatataggGCTCGAGTAAAATATCGTTACATGAACAAGGATGGGGGGTGGCATATCATATCATAATTCAAATTATCACTGGTTCGTAACTAGTGTATGAAGGCTCTGCCTAATATTCCTTCTAGCATCTTGTTTATCCCAAGCTGTTTACCAATAAATATTCCTTTCTATAAAATaccaatttaataataattttaagaacatgtctgtattcccagGCACCATACCTTAACCAGCTAAAAACAAACTTGCAATCATAGTGCCCCCTCAATTACTCCCTACATATAACAAAG is a window encoding:
- the ZNF215 gene encoding zinc finger protein 215 isoform X8, with product MKSISGEESSHGVIMTRLTESGHPSSDVWKGENWLYRNQKKWDINLPQEAFIPETIYTDEEDFECSENKETFDINSVSSICAIQQGIPSRKGSPKCDKFKTQFKFNLDSVGKQHSEYEYVNDLSLRTDIRHQKSHTTMNSYECYQCGKAFCRSSSLIRHQIIHTGEKPYKCSECGRFFNRRTNLTKHQKLHAEVKACTSNKCGKAVSKSEDGNNPALHFGNNFYECVNCGKSFNRSSSLIRHQMIHTGEKPFKCKECNKAFNRSSNLVKHQKLHTRDKS
- the ZNF215 gene encoding zinc finger protein 215 isoform X3; the encoded protein is MQPLSKLMAISKPQNLSLHEQREVLRADMCWQQETIPVVETHDSEASRQKFRHFQYLKVSGPHEALSQLRELCLQWLRPEIHTKKQIIELLVLEQFLAILPEEVRTWVHLQHPNNSEDMVTLIEDVIEMLEDEDMKSISGEESSHGVIMTRLTESGHPSSDVWKGENWLYRNQKKWDINLPQEAFIPETIYTDEEDFECSENKETFDINSVSSICAIQQGIPSRKGSPKCDKFKTQFKFNLDSVGKQHSEYEYVNDLSLRTDIRHQKSHTTMNSYECYQCGKAFCRSSSLIRHQIIHTGEKPYKCSECGRFFNRRTNLTKHQKLHAEVKACTSNKCGKAVSKSEDGNNPALHFGNNFYECVNCGKSFNRSSSLIRHQMIHTGEKPFKCKECNKAFNRSSNLVKHQKLHTRDKS
- the ZNF215 gene encoding zinc finger protein 215 isoform X1, producing the protein MQPLSKLMAISKPQNLSLHEQREVLRADMCWQQETIPVVETHDSEASRQKFRHFQYLKVSGPHEALSQLRELCLQWLRPEIHTKKQIIELLVLEQFLAILPEEVRTWVHLQHPNNSEDMVTLIEDVIEMLEDEGMPCKDSAPQMGSIKEKMKAGSPTGKPQEPVTFKDVVVEFSKEEWGQLDSAVKNLYRNVMLENFRNLNSLRKAHLLSKPFESLKLESRKKRWIMEKEIPRKTIFDMKSISGEESSHGVIMTRLTESGHPSSDVWKGENWLYRNQKKWDINLPQEAFIPETIYTDEEDFECSENKETFDINSVSSICAIQQGIPSRKGSPKCDKFKTQFKFNLDSVGKQHSEYEYVNDLSLRTDIRHQKSHTTMNSYECYQCGKAFCRSSSLIRHQIIHTGEKPYKCSECGRFFNRRTNLTKHQKLHAEVKACTSNKCGKAVSKSEDGNNPALHFGNNFYECVNCGKSFNRSSSLIRHQMIHTGEKPFKCKECNKAFNRSSNLVKHQKLHTRDKS
- the ZNF215 gene encoding zinc finger protein 215 (The RefSeq protein has 4 substitutions compared to this genomic sequence), whose protein sequence is MQPLSKLMAISKPQNLSLHEQREVLRADMCWQQETIPVMETHDSEASRQKFRHFQYLKVSGPHEALSQLRELCLQWLRPEIHTKKQIIEQLVLEQFLAILPEEVRTWVHLQHPNNSEDMVTLIEDVIEMLEDEGMPCKDSAPQMGSIKEKMKAGSPTGKPQEPVTFKDVVVEFSKEEWGQLDSAVKNLYRNVMLENFRNLNSLRKAHLLSKPFESLKLESRKKRWIMEKEIPRKTIFDMKSISGEESSHGVIVTRLTESGHPSSDVWKGENWLYRNQKKWDINLPQEAFIPETSYTDEEDFECSENKETFDINSVSSICAIQQGIPSRKGSPKCDKFKTQFKFNLDSVGKQHSEYEYVNDLSLRTDIRHQKSHTTMNSYECYQCGKAFCRSSSLIRHQIIHTGEKPYKCSECGRFFNRRTNLTKHQKLHAEVKACTSNKCGKAVSKSEDGNNPALHFGNNFYECVNCGKSFNRSSSLIRHQMIHTGEKPFKCKECNKAFNRSSNLVKHQKLHTRDKS
- the ZNF215 gene encoding zinc finger protein 215 isoform X2 — its product is MQPLSKLMAISKPQNLSLHEQREVLRADMCWQQETIPVVETHDSEASRQKFRHFQYLKVSGPHEALSQLRELCLQWLRPEIHTKKQIIELLVLEQFLAILPEEVRTWVHLQHPNNSEDMVTLIEDVIEMLEDEGMPCKDSAPQMGSIKEKMKAGSPTGKPQEPVTFKDVVVEFSKEEWGQLDSAVKNLYRNVMLENFRNLNSLRKDMKSISGEESSHGVIMTRLTESGHPSSDVWKGENWLYRNQKKWDINLPQEAFIPETIYTDEEDFECSENKETFDINSVSSICAIQQGIPSRKGSPKCDKFKTQFKFNLDSVGKQHSEYEYVNDLSLRTDIRHQKSHTTMNSYECYQCGKAFCRSSSLIRHQIIHTGEKPYKCSECGRFFNRRTNLTKHQKLHAEVKACTSNKCGKAVSKSEDGNNPALHFGNNFYECVNCGKSFNRSSSLIRHQMIHTGEKPFKCKECNKAFNRSSNLVKHQKLHTRDKS
- the ZNF215 gene encoding zinc finger protein 215 isoform X6, yielding MEKEIPRKTIFDMKSISGEESSHGVIMTRLTESGHPSSDVWKGENWLYRNQKKWDINLPQEAFIPETIYTDEEDFECSENKETFDINSVSSICAIQQGIPSRKGSPKCDKFKTQFKFNLDSVGKQHSEYEYVNDLSLRTDIRHQKSHTTMNSYECYQCGKAFCRSSSLIRHQIIHTGEKPYKCSECGRFFNRRTNLTKHQKLHAEVKACTSNKCGKAVSKSEDGNNPALHFGNNFYECVNCGKSFNRSSSLIRHQMIHTGEKPFKCKECNKAFNRSSNLVKHQKLHTRDKS